One region of Citrus sinensis cultivar Valencia sweet orange chromosome 6, DVS_A1.0, whole genome shotgun sequence genomic DNA includes:
- the LOC102612483 gene encoding uncharacterized protein LOC102612483 has translation MSRQIVLRSPTVNKRQPLLLSSSGSSSSNGSKSTRSGGGSGSSFAEVAGGTTAECAAVCCCCPCGLVNLLVMAIYKLPAGLCRKAWKEKRKQQLIKKGLLPKRKRSKCKYGCDELEMQIHPVVDLQNCLTDRAMNSDESERRVVELEKEMWERFYSAGFWRTASQRQRETTS, from the coding sequence ATGTCTAGGCAAATAGTGTTGCGATCACCAACGGTGAACAAGAGGCAACCGTTGTTGTTAAGCAGCAgcggcagcagcagcagcaacggCAGCAAGTCAACGAGAAGCGGTGGCGGGAGCGGAAGCAGCTTTGCGGAGGTGGCGGGTGGGACGACGGCGGAGTGCGCCGCCGTGTGCTGCTGCTGCCCGTGCGGTCTCGTCAACTTGCTGGTGATGGCAATTTACAAACTCCCCGCGGGGCTGTGCAGGAAGGCTTGGAAGGAGAAGCGGAAGCAGCAGCTTATTAAGAAAGGGCTTCTGCCGAAGCGGAAGAGGAGCAAGTGTAAATACGGGTGTGATGAACTCGAGATGCAGATTCACCCTGTCGTCGACTTGCAGAATTGTTTGACGGATCGCGCCATGAATTCCGATGAGTCTGAGAGGAGAGTGGTCGAATTGGAGAAGGAGATGTGGGAAAGATTTTACAGTGCTGGCTTTTGGAGAACCGCTTCTCAGAGACAGCGAGAAACCACTTCTTAA
- the LOC127903124 gene encoding uncharacterized protein LOC127903124 codes for MQYIRPVIAVDGTHLNGLYHGSMFVATCLDGNNQLYPLAIGIMDSENNDAWEWFMMKLHGVIGDRPELVIISDRCTAIRRVVLKVFHNATHGVCFYHVKGNIKSQFRMSKALWDQFEPAFISAAKAYGHEEFKRQLERLWMIHSGAADYLENNQWFYDRKIVAESMSTRLTTWADEIVIELRTIAERMIVRPVASHRFQVIGGGLKEGLVYLQKKTCSYRVFQLNQLVCAHAIAACLTHRVDFINLFSDFHTTESLTMAYAQPVEPVGDVADWEVPDEIQEMQVYPPVEAPPPGSRKELIIPSAGEDVNRRTVRCEQCHELGHNRKRCKNLIASTRS; via the exons ATGCAGTACATTCGGCCTGTCATTGCTGTAGATGGTACTCATCTCAATGGGCTATATCATGGAAGCATGTTCGTGGCAACATGTCTTGATGGTAACAATCAATTGTATCCGTTAGCCATTGGGATCATGGATTCAGAAAACAATGATGCTTGGGAATGGTTTATGATGAAGTTACACGGAGTGATTGGCGATAGACCTGAGTTGGTAATTATATCTGATCGATGTACTGCCATAAGGAGAGTCGTTCTTAAAGTATTTCACAATGCAACTCACggcgtttgtttttaccaCGTGAAAGGTAACATTAAGTCACAGTTTAGAATGTCAAAAGCTCTTTGGGATCAATTTGAGCCTGCCTTTATTAGTGCAGCAAAAGCATATGGCCACGAGGAATTTAAGAGACAACTTGAAAGGTTGTGGATGATTCACTCGGGTGCGGCTGACTACCTAGAAAATAAT caatggttttatgatagaaaaattgtgGCTGAATCAATGAGTACTCGGCTAACAACATGGGCGGATGAAATAGTCATTGAGCTGAGAACTATAGCTGAAAGAATGATAGTTCGGCCGGTGGCTTCGCATCGATTTCAAGTTATAGGTGGTGGGCTTAAGGAAGGTTTGGTTTACTTGCAAAAGAAAACTTGCTCCTACAGAGTATTTCAGCTTAATCAGCTTGTATGTGCTCATGCAATTGCGGCGTGTCTAACACACCGGGTGGATTTTATTAACCTTTTCTCGGACTTTCACACTACAGAATCGTTGACGATGGCTTATGCACAACCAGTGGAGCCAGTTGGTGATGTGGCTGATTGGGAAGTTCCAGATGAAATTCAGGAGATGCAAGTATACCCACCAGTTGAGGCACCACCACCTGGCAGTCGTAAAGAGCTCATAATACCCTCGGCTGGCGAGGACGTTAATCGGCGAACTGTAAGATGCGAGCAGTGTCATGAACTGGGCCATAATCGTAAGCGATGTAAGAATCTCATTGCGTCGACTCGAAGTtag
- the LOC102612786 gene encoding uncharacterized protein LOC102612786, which produces MGASMGMGFMAVFAVSGSVVLVASQVHKRLLSDFMKKIESEICGPEKYHEKKKVRFADDVVEPSGNNKEYRKRNSMSKAGEFVRNASQQANSV; this is translated from the exons ATGGGAGCTTCAATGGGAATGGGATTCATGGCAGTTTTTGCTGTTTCAGGAAGTGTTGTTCTTGTTGCAAGCCAAGTTCACAAACGTCTCCTCTCTGATTTcatgaagaaaattgaaagcGAAATTTGTG GACCCGAGAAGTATCATGAGAAGAAAAAGGTACGATTTGCCGATGATGTGGTAGAGCCATCGGGGAATAACAAAGAATATCGCAAGAGAAACTCGATGAGCAAAGCTGGTGAATTTGTGAGAAATGCCTCTCAACAGGCAAATTCTGTATAA
- the LOC102613091 gene encoding sucrose-phosphatase 2 has translation MDRLTAAARLMIVSDLDHTMVDHHDAENLSLLRFNALWEAHYRRDSLLVFSTGRSPTLYKQLRKEKPMLTPDITIMSVGTEITYGDAMVPDNGWVEVLNQKWDKKIVTEEASKFPELKLQSETEQRPHKVSFYVDKDKAQTVTQKLSEIFKNRGLDVKIIYSGGMDLDILPQGAGKGQALAYLLRKFKCEGKVPTNTLVCGDSGNDAELFSIPEVYGVMVSNAQEELLQWHAANAKNNPKLTHATERCAAGIIQAIGHFKLGPSTSPRDIKDESDGEVKSIDLGHEVVKLYLFYERWRRAEIDNSEIYLSSLKANCCPSGFCVPPSGGEISLAEAINQFRKCYGDKQGKQFRVWVDRVLSTEIGPGTWLVKFHKWELSGEERACSIVSIIVRIKDASDHTYMHVHETWLEGFGANDGRFWI, from the exons ATGGATCGACTTACTGCGGCTGCGCGTCTCATGATAGTTTCGGATCTTGATCATACAATG GTGGATCATCATGATGCTGAGAACCTTTCACTGCTTAGGTTTAACGCATTGTGGGAAGCTCATTATCGTCGTGATTCTCTTTTAGTCTTCTCAACTGGAAGGTCGCCTACACTTTACAAGCAGTTGAGAAAAGAGAAACCCATGTTAACTCCTGATATAACAATAATGTCAGTTGGAACTGAGATAACATATGGTGATGCCATGGTGCCAGATAATGGTTGGGTTGAAGTTCTTAATCAGAAATGGGATAAGAAGATAGTCACAGAGGAAGCTAGCAAGTTTCCTGAACTCAAACTTCAG TCTGAGACAGAGCAACGGCCACATAAGGTCAGCTTTTACGTTGATAAAGATAAGGCTCAGACAGTGACTCAAAAGCTTTCAGAGATTTTCAAGAATCGCGGG TTGGATGTTAAAATAATCTACAGTGGAGGAATGGACTTGGACATATTGCCACAAGGTGCTGGCAAGGGACAAGCTCTTGCATATCTACTCAGGAAGTTTAAGTGTGAGGGAAAAGTACCAACTAACACTCTTGTCTGTGGTGATTCTGGAAATGATGCCGAACTATTCAGCATTCCTGAAGTTTATGGAGTGATG GTTAGCAATGCCCAAGAAGAATTGTTGCAGTGGCATGCTGCAAATGCCAAAAATAACCCTAAATTAACCCATGCAACTGAGAGGTGTGCGGCTGGGATCATACAGGCCATTGGTCATTTTAAATTAGGTCCAAGTACTTCCCCAAGAGACATTAAAGATGAATCAGATGGTGAGGTGAAAAGTATTGATCTCGGGCATGAAGTGGTGAAATTGTACTTGTTTTACGAGAGATGGAGGCGTGCAGAGATTGATAATTCGGAGATCTATCTTTCAAGTCTGAAAGCTAATTGT TGTCCATCTGGTTTTTGTGTGCCTCCATCTGGTGGTGAGATATCTTTGGCAGAAGCCATAAATCAATTTAGAAAGTGCTACGGAGACAAACAGGGAAAACAGTTTCGGGTTTGGGTGGATCGAGTATTATCCACTGAGATTGGTCCGGGCACATGGCTCGTAAAGTTTCACAAATGGGAGTTATCTG GTGAGGAGAGGGCATGTTCAATTGTCTCCATCATCGTAAGAATAAAG GATGCTTCTGACCACACTTACATGCATGTTCATGAGACATGGTTGGAAGGATTTGGAGCAAATGATGGTCGTTTTTGGATCTGA